The Mycolicibacterium lutetiense genome window below encodes:
- a CDS encoding aromatic ring-hydroxylating oxygenase subunit alpha yields the protein MAHFPKPAAGSWTENWPELGTAPVDYTDSIDPEHWKLEQQAIFRKTWLHVGRVERLPKAGSYFTREMPSAGTGTSIIINKDKEGVVRAFYNICRHRGNKLVWNDYPGEEVSGSCRQFTCKYHAWRYAQNGDLTFIQQEQEFFDVDKADYPLKPVRCEVWEGFIFVNFDDDAKPLVESMGDFGKGLEGYPFHEMTEVYSYKAEIKANWKLFIDAFIEFYHAPILHMKQATKEEAEKLAKVGFEALHYDIKGDHSMISSWGGMSPPKDLNMVKPIERILHSGLFGPWDRPDIKGILPDELPPAVNPARQPTWGQDSFEFFPNWTLLLWVPGWYLTYNYWPTGVDSHIFEANLYFVPPKNTRQRLSQELAAVTFKEYALQDANTLEATQTQIGTRAVTEFPLCDQEVLLRHLHHTAHKYVDNYKAEQAEKAANTNGSVAHV from the coding sequence ATGGCGCACTTCCCGAAGCCAGCTGCCGGCAGCTGGACCGAGAACTGGCCCGAACTGGGCACCGCCCCGGTCGATTACACCGATTCGATCGATCCCGAGCACTGGAAGCTGGAGCAGCAGGCCATCTTCCGCAAGACCTGGCTGCATGTCGGCCGGGTCGAGCGGCTGCCCAAGGCCGGTAGCTACTTCACCCGCGAGATGCCGTCGGCAGGCACCGGTACCTCGATCATCATCAACAAGGACAAGGAAGGTGTGGTCCGCGCCTTCTACAACATCTGTCGGCACCGCGGTAACAAGCTGGTGTGGAACGACTACCCGGGCGAGGAAGTCTCGGGCAGCTGCCGCCAGTTCACCTGCAAGTACCACGCCTGGCGCTACGCCCAGAACGGTGACCTGACCTTCATCCAGCAGGAGCAGGAGTTCTTCGACGTCGACAAAGCCGACTACCCGCTCAAGCCGGTCCGCTGCGAGGTCTGGGAAGGCTTCATCTTCGTCAACTTCGACGACGACGCCAAGCCGCTGGTCGAGTCGATGGGCGATTTCGGGAAGGGTCTCGAGGGCTACCCGTTCCATGAAATGACCGAGGTCTACAGCTACAAGGCCGAGATCAAGGCGAACTGGAAGCTGTTCATCGACGCGTTCATCGAGTTCTATCACGCGCCGATCCTGCACATGAAGCAGGCGACCAAGGAGGAGGCCGAAAAGCTGGCCAAGGTCGGGTTCGAGGCGCTGCACTACGACATCAAGGGCGACCACTCGATGATCTCGTCCTGGGGTGGAATGTCCCCACCCAAGGACCTCAACATGGTCAAGCCGATCGAGCGCATCCTGCACAGCGGTCTGTTCGGCCCGTGGGACCGCCCCGACATCAAGGGCATCCTGCCCGACGAGCTCCCGCCGGCGGTCAATCCGGCCCGCCAGCCCACCTGGGGCCAGGACAGCTTCGAGTTCTTCCCCAACTGGACTCTGCTGCTGTGGGTTCCGGGCTGGTACCTGACCTACAACTACTGGCCGACGGGCGTGGACAGCCACATCTTCGAGGCCAACCTGTACTTCGTCCCGCCGAAGAACACCCGCCAGCGCCTGAGCCAGGAACTCGCCGCGGTGACCTTCAAGGAATACGCGCTGCAGGATGCCAACACCCTGGAGGCCACCCAGACCCAGATCGGCACTCGGGCGGTCACCGAGTTCCCGCTGTGCGATCAGGAAGTCCTGCTGCGTCACCTGCACCACACCGCGCACAAGTACGTGGACAATTACAAGGCGGAGCAGGCCGAGAAGGCCGCCAATACCAACGGGAGTGTCGCGCATGTCTGA
- a CDS encoding carboxymuconolactone decarboxylase family protein, which yields MRLAPLPAEEWDDDVRKALSVMLPEERLNPEGAGTALSTLARHPSLTKAFLRFSNHLLFRSTLDPQMRELAILRIAHRRKCEYEWTHHAFIGKAEGLTDERIASSTSGDASTDLDQLVLNAVDELDGDSEISDGTWAALSEHLSERQRMDLVFTIGGYGLMAMAYNTFGIAPESGH from the coding sequence GTGCGCTTGGCCCCCTTGCCCGCCGAGGAGTGGGACGACGATGTGCGAAAAGCGCTTTCGGTCATGCTCCCCGAGGAGCGGCTGAACCCCGAAGGAGCAGGCACCGCGTTGTCGACGCTGGCCCGCCACCCTTCACTGACCAAGGCCTTCCTGCGGTTCAGCAATCACCTGCTGTTCCGCTCCACGTTGGACCCGCAGATGCGCGAGCTTGCCATTCTTCGGATCGCCCACCGCCGCAAGTGCGAGTACGAGTGGACCCACCACGCCTTCATCGGCAAGGCCGAGGGGCTCACCGATGAGCGGATCGCCAGCAGCACCAGCGGCGACGCGTCCACCGATCTCGATCAACTCGTCCTCAACGCCGTCGACGAGCTGGACGGCGACTCGGAGATCTCGGACGGCACGTGGGCTGCCCTGAGCGAGCACCTCTCCGAGCGCCAGCGCATGGACCTGGTTTTCACAATCGGCGGCTACGGCCTGATGGCCATGGCTTACAACACCTTTGGAATCGCGCCGGAATCCGGCCACTAA
- a CDS encoding amidohydrolase family protein has protein sequence MHKDDMILISVDDHIIEPPNMFKNHLPAKYRDEAPRLVHNPDGSDTWQFRDTVIPNVALNAVAGRPKEEYGLEPQGLDEIRKGCYDPDERVKDMNAGGVLATMNFPSFPGFAARLFATEDAEFSLALVQAYNDWHIDEWCGSNPGRFIPMAIPAIWDPQLCADEVRRVSKKGVHSLTFTENPSTLGYPSFHDLEYWKPLWDALVDTDTVMNVHIGSSGKLAITAPDAPMDVLITLQPMNIVQAAADLLWSAPIKAYPDLKIALSEGGTGWIPYFLDRVDRTYEMHSTWTKQDFGGKKPSEVFREHFMTCFISDPIGVKNRHEIGVDNICWEMDYPHSDSMWPGAPEELNAVFETYEVPDDEINKITHENAMRLYHFEPFVHVPKEQATVGALRKAAEGHDVAIRALSTKEKTGASFADFQANAKVVAGARD, from the coding sequence GTGCACAAAGACGACATGATCTTGATCAGCGTCGATGACCACATCATCGAACCGCCGAACATGTTCAAGAACCATCTACCGGCCAAGTACCGGGATGAGGCGCCACGTCTGGTGCACAACCCCGACGGGTCCGACACGTGGCAGTTCCGCGACACCGTGATCCCGAATGTGGCGCTGAACGCGGTGGCGGGCCGGCCCAAGGAGGAGTACGGATTGGAGCCCCAGGGCCTCGATGAGATCCGCAAGGGCTGCTATGACCCCGATGAGCGGGTCAAGGACATGAATGCCGGTGGCGTGCTGGCCACCATGAACTTCCCGTCGTTCCCGGGTTTTGCCGCCCGACTGTTCGCCACCGAGGATGCCGAGTTCTCGTTGGCATTGGTGCAGGCCTACAACGACTGGCACATCGACGAGTGGTGCGGGTCCAACCCGGGCCGCTTCATCCCGATGGCCATCCCGGCGATCTGGGACCCGCAGTTGTGTGCCGACGAGGTCCGGCGGGTGTCGAAGAAGGGCGTGCACTCGCTGACCTTCACCGAGAACCCGTCGACGCTGGGCTACCCGTCCTTCCACGACCTGGAGTACTGGAAGCCGTTGTGGGATGCGCTGGTCGACACCGACACGGTGATGAACGTGCACATCGGGTCGTCGGGCAAGCTGGCGATCACCGCCCCGGATGCGCCGATGGACGTGTTGATCACGCTGCAGCCGATGAACATCGTGCAGGCCGCCGCGGATCTGTTGTGGTCGGCACCGATCAAGGCGTACCCCGATCTCAAGATCGCGCTGTCCGAAGGCGGCACCGGGTGGATTCCCTACTTCCTGGACCGGGTGGACCGCACCTATGAGATGCACTCGACGTGGACCAAGCAGGATTTCGGTGGGAAAAAGCCCTCGGAGGTGTTCCGCGAGCACTTCATGACGTGTTTCATCTCCGATCCGATCGGCGTGAAGAACCGTCACGAGATCGGGGTGGACAACATCTGCTGGGAGATGGACTACCCGCACAGCGATTCGATGTGGCCGGGGGCCCCCGAGGAGTTGAACGCGGTATTCGAGACCTACGAGGTACCCGACGACGAGATCAACAAGATCACGCACGAGAACGCCATGCGGCTGTACCACTTTGAACCGTTCGTCCACGTTCCCAAGGAGCAGGCGACGGTCGGTGCATTGCGAAAGGCTGCTGAAGGTCATGATGTCGCCATCCGCGCCCTGAGCACGAAAGAGAAGACCGGCGCGAGCTTCGCGGACTTCCAGGCCAACGCCAAAGTCGTTGCCGGCGCGCGAGACTGA
- a CDS encoding acyl-CoA dehydrogenase family protein, whose translation MNFELTEDQQLIRKSVAELAGKFDDHYWMAKDQAHEFPQEFYDAIAGGGWLGMTIPEEYGGHGLGITEATILAEEVARSGGAMNAASAIHMSIFGMQPVVVFGSEEMKKETLPRIVNGDLHVCFGVTEPGAGLDTSRITTFAKKDGDSYVVNGRKVWISKALESEKILLLTRTESREDVQKRGGKPTDGLSLFLTDLDRDHVEIRPINKMGRNAVSSNELFIDDLRVPAEHLIGEEGKGFKYILHGLNPERMLIAAEALGIGRVALDRAVKYANERVVFDRPIGMNQGIQFPLADSLARLDAAELILRKATWLYDNGKPCGREANMAKYLCADAGFGAADRALQTHGGMGYSEEYNISRFFRESRLMKIAPVSQEMILNFLAANVLGLPKSY comes from the coding sequence ATGAACTTCGAGCTGACCGAGGACCAGCAGCTGATCCGCAAATCCGTTGCGGAGCTGGCGGGCAAGTTCGACGATCACTATTGGATGGCCAAGGACCAGGCCCACGAATTCCCGCAGGAGTTCTACGACGCCATCGCGGGCGGTGGCTGGCTCGGGATGACCATCCCCGAGGAGTACGGCGGCCATGGACTCGGCATCACCGAGGCCACCATCCTGGCCGAGGAGGTGGCCCGGTCCGGCGGAGCCATGAACGCCGCCAGTGCGATCCACATGTCGATCTTCGGCATGCAGCCCGTGGTCGTCTTCGGCTCCGAGGAGATGAAGAAAGAGACCCTCCCACGGATCGTCAACGGCGACCTGCACGTGTGCTTCGGCGTCACCGAACCCGGTGCGGGCCTGGATACCTCACGGATCACCACGTTCGCCAAGAAGGATGGCGACAGTTATGTGGTCAACGGCCGCAAGGTGTGGATCTCCAAAGCGCTTGAGTCCGAGAAGATCCTGCTGCTCACCCGCACCGAGTCCCGCGAGGACGTCCAGAAGCGGGGTGGGAAGCCGACCGACGGGCTATCGCTGTTCCTGACCGACCTCGATCGCGATCACGTCGAGATCCGGCCCATCAACAAGATGGGCCGCAACGCGGTGAGCTCCAACGAGTTGTTCATCGACGATCTGCGGGTGCCCGCCGAGCACCTGATCGGCGAGGAAGGCAAGGGGTTCAAGTACATCCTGCACGGGCTCAACCCGGAGCGGATGCTGATCGCCGCCGAGGCGCTCGGTATCGGCCGGGTCGCGCTGGACCGTGCGGTCAAGTACGCCAACGAGCGGGTCGTGTTCGACCGGCCGATCGGCATGAACCAGGGAATCCAGTTCCCGCTCGCCGATTCGCTGGCCCGCCTCGATGCCGCCGAGCTGATCCTGCGCAAGGCCACCTGGCTCTACGACAACGGCAAGCCCTGCGGGCGTGAGGCCAACATGGCCAAGTATTTGTGCGCCGACGCGGGATTCGGGGCCGCCGACCGCGCACTGCAGACCCACGGCGGGATGGGTTACTCCGAGGAATACAACATCTCCCGGTTCTTCCGGGAGTCCCGACTGATGAAGATCGCGCCGGTGAGCCAGGAGATGATCCTGAACTTCCTCGCCGCGAACGTTCTGGGCCTGCCCAAGAGCTACTGA
- a CDS encoding SDR family NAD(P)-dependent oxidoreductase — MRTYFDLTGRSALVTGAGAGIGAAVSEALAAAGASVLVTDISGDAAAAVAERINAAGGGKSSPVAGGKADSAALDVSDRDAAVAAAAQAAALGGGNVHIVVNNAGVTAPAMFPKLTDETFRVTFDIHVMGTFHVTQAVLPHMPTDGTGRVINVTSSAGITGTLGQVNYSAAKAGLIGMTKSLARELAAKNIMVNALAPLAATPMTETIRTNEKFAANMMNRIPLKRWAEADEVAGAFVFLASDAASYITGQVLPVDGGMVM, encoded by the coding sequence ATGAGGACCTATTTCGACCTGACCGGACGTTCGGCGTTGGTGACCGGGGCCGGTGCCGGGATCGGCGCCGCGGTGTCCGAGGCGCTGGCCGCTGCCGGTGCCTCGGTGCTCGTCACCGACATCAGTGGTGACGCGGCTGCCGCGGTCGCCGAGCGGATCAACGCTGCCGGAGGCGGCAAATCCAGCCCTGTGGCGGGTGGCAAGGCCGACAGCGCAGCGCTCGACGTCAGTGACCGCGACGCGGCAGTGGCCGCCGCCGCGCAGGCCGCCGCGCTCGGTGGGGGCAACGTGCACATCGTGGTCAACAACGCGGGCGTCACCGCGCCGGCGATGTTCCCCAAGCTGACCGACGAGACGTTCCGGGTCACCTTCGACATCCACGTGATGGGCACCTTCCACGTCACCCAGGCTGTGCTGCCGCACATGCCCACCGACGGCACCGGCCGTGTCATCAACGTCACCTCGTCCGCCGGGATCACCGGCACCTTGGGCCAGGTCAACTATTCGGCGGCCAAGGCCGGCCTGATCGGCATGACCAAATCGCTGGCGCGGGAGCTGGCGGCCAAGAACATCATGGTCAACGCCCTCGCACCGCTCGCCGCAACGCCGATGACGGAAACCATCCGCACCAACGAGAAGTTCGCGGCCAACATGATGAACCGCATCCCGCTCAAGCGGTGGGCCGAGGCCGACGAGGTCGCCGGTGCGTTCGTCTTCCTGGCCTCCGATGCCGCGTCGTACATCACCGGGCAGGTGCTGCCGGTCGATGGCGGCATGGTTATGTGA
- a CDS encoding CaiB/BaiF CoA transferase family protein: MSEFTSEPSSRAAESALPLAGITVVAMEQAVSAPMCTRVLADFGARVIKIENPKGGDFARDYDDVVLGQAAHFVWANRGKESVTLNLKSTEGMAVLHRLLDGADAFVSNLAPGATARLGLGPEDLKVRHPQVIPVEIDGYGPGGPLSHKRAYDLLVQAESGSCASTGYAGMPAKPGAAVADITTGLYSALSIMALLLGRARNGDTGAAPAVAVSLFDTMTDIMGYQLAYTQHSGIDQVPLGMSSPAVAPYGSFDTRDGQTVVLGTTNDREWQRLAREIIERPDLADDPRFATNSDRCAHRDELNKAIGSWCAQHDLDNIQQTADDAGIGNSRYNLPSEVITHPHLKARDRWRQVPTPNGEISALLPPPVISGVELGMGAVPGLGEHTDAILRGIGLSAEQIDALREQGAVGPAYQS; encoded by the coding sequence GTGAGCGAGTTTACGAGCGAACCATCAAGCAGAGCGGCGGAATCCGCCCTGCCCCTGGCCGGTATCACCGTCGTCGCGATGGAGCAGGCGGTCTCGGCGCCGATGTGCACCCGGGTGCTCGCTGACTTCGGTGCCCGGGTGATCAAGATCGAGAACCCCAAGGGCGGCGACTTCGCCCGTGACTACGACGACGTCGTGCTCGGGCAGGCGGCCCATTTCGTGTGGGCCAACCGGGGTAAGGAATCGGTCACCCTCAATCTGAAATCGACTGAGGGCATGGCGGTGCTGCACCGGTTGCTCGACGGTGCCGACGCGTTCGTGTCCAACCTCGCTCCCGGCGCCACCGCGCGCCTGGGACTGGGGCCCGAGGATCTCAAGGTGCGTCATCCGCAGGTGATCCCGGTGGAGATCGACGGCTACGGCCCAGGCGGTCCGCTGTCGCACAAGCGCGCCTACGACCTGCTGGTGCAGGCCGAGTCCGGATCGTGCGCGTCGACCGGTTACGCCGGGATGCCGGCGAAACCCGGTGCGGCGGTTGCCGATATCACCACCGGGCTGTACTCGGCCCTGTCGATCATGGCGCTGCTGCTCGGCCGGGCCCGCAACGGTGACACCGGTGCCGCACCGGCCGTGGCGGTCAGCCTGTTCGACACCATGACCGACATCATGGGATACCAACTGGCCTACACCCAGCATTCCGGGATCGACCAGGTGCCGCTGGGGATGAGCTCGCCGGCGGTGGCGCCCTATGGGTCGTTCGACACCCGCGACGGGCAGACGGTGGTGTTGGGGACCACCAACGACCGGGAATGGCAGCGGTTGGCCCGCGAGATCATCGAGCGGCCCGATCTCGCCGACGACCCACGCTTCGCCACCAACTCAGACCGCTGTGCGCATCGGGACGAGCTGAACAAGGCCATCGGATCCTGGTGTGCCCAACACGATCTCGATAACATTCAACAGACCGCCGATGATGCCGGGATCGGTAATTCGCGGTATAACCTGCCGAGCGAAGTGATCACGCATCCGCACCTGAAAGCACGGGACCGGTGGCGTCAGGTGCCCACTCCCAACGGGGAGATTTCCGCGCTGTTGCCTCCGCCGGTGATCAGCGGCGTGGAGCTGGGGATGGGTGCGGTGCCGGGACTCGGCGAGCACACCGATGCCATCCTGAGAGGTATCGGCCTGAGTGCCGAGCAGATCGACGCCCTGCGCGAGCAGGGTGCCGTCGGCCCGGCCTACCAGTCATAG
- a CDS encoding thiolase family protein, with protein MRETVIVEAVRTPVGKRNGGLSGFHAADLSALVLNALVERAGISPDIIDDVIWGCVSQVGDQSSNIGRYSVLAAGWPEHIPGTTVNRACGSSQQALDFAVQAVMSGQQDVVVAGGVEVMSKVPLGAARATGQPYGPKVFQRYQDFSFNQGISAEMISQKWGFSRTQLDEYSVASHERAAAAQDRGAFENQMITVFPDPADQLDPVVADEGVRRGTTVEKLAGLKPAFADDGVIHAGNSSQISDGAAALLVMTAEAAVTMGLSPIARYRAGAVTGADPVLMLTGPIPATEKVLHKAGVRLDEVGVFEVNEAFAPVPLAWLAETGADEAKLNPLGGAIALGHPLGASGAVLMTRMINHMRDNGIRYGLQTMCEGGGTANATLVELID; from the coding sequence ATGCGCGAAACTGTCATCGTCGAGGCCGTCCGGACCCCGGTCGGCAAGCGCAACGGCGGCCTGTCCGGGTTCCACGCCGCCGACCTGTCGGCACTGGTGCTCAATGCGCTGGTCGAACGGGCGGGCATCAGCCCCGACATCATCGACGACGTGATCTGGGGCTGCGTCTCGCAGGTCGGCGATCAGTCCAGCAACATCGGCCGTTACTCGGTGCTGGCCGCGGGCTGGCCCGAACACATCCCGGGCACCACGGTCAACCGGGCCTGCGGATCCAGCCAGCAGGCACTGGATTTCGCGGTCCAGGCCGTGATGTCGGGCCAGCAGGACGTCGTCGTCGCAGGCGGGGTCGAGGTGATGAGCAAGGTGCCGTTGGGAGCGGCCCGGGCCACCGGTCAGCCGTACGGACCGAAAGTATTTCAGCGGTACCAGGATTTTTCGTTCAATCAGGGCATCTCGGCCGAGATGATCTCGCAGAAGTGGGGTTTCAGCCGGACTCAGCTGGACGAATACTCCGTTGCCTCGCACGAGCGGGCCGCCGCGGCCCAGGACCGCGGTGCCTTCGAGAACCAGATGATCACCGTGTTTCCCGACCCGGCAGATCAGCTGGACCCGGTCGTCGCCGACGAAGGAGTGCGTCGGGGTACGACGGTGGAGAAGCTCGCCGGCCTCAAGCCTGCCTTCGCCGACGACGGTGTCATCCACGCCGGAAACTCCTCACAGATCTCCGACGGTGCCGCGGCCCTGCTGGTGATGACAGCCGAAGCTGCTGTGACGATGGGTCTTTCGCCGATCGCGCGGTACCGTGCGGGCGCGGTGACCGGAGCCGATCCGGTGCTGATGCTGACCGGACCCATCCCGGCCACCGAGAAGGTGCTGCACAAGGCCGGTGTGCGCCTTGACGAGGTCGGGGTGTTCGAGGTGAACGAGGCGTTCGCCCCGGTGCCACTGGCCTGGCTGGCCGAGACCGGCGCCGACGAGGCCAAGCTGAACCCGCTCGGCGGCGCCATCGCTTTGGGGCACCCGCTCGGAGCGTCGGGCGCGGTGCTGATGACTCGAATGATCAATCATATGCGCGACAACGGAATCCGTTACGGCTTGCAGACCATGTGTGAGGGTGGCGGTACCGCCAACGCCACGCTGGTCGAGCTCATCGACTGA
- a CDS encoding acyl-CoA dehydrogenase family protein, translating into MQRNLFTEDHEAFRALARDFIEKEVVPAYPEWEKGGRMPRDVFKQLGELGMLGMAIPEEYGGAGIDDYRYNVVLQEEAARALVTLSTVRTQLEVILPYFLHYANDEQRQRWFPGLAAGTLLTAVAMTEPGTGSDLAGMRTSAVRDGDEYVLNGAKTFITGGIQADLVVVVARTSTDPENRRKGLTLLVVEDGMAGFERGRELEKMGCKVQDTAELSFTDVRVPVANVLGVEGEAFSYLGHNLAQERLTVAVGSVAQARSAIAAAISYTKDRKAFGQPVASFQNTKFEMAACSTEVEAAQAMLDRAVALHVDGELSGADAARVKLFCTEMQARVIDRCLQLFGGYGYMMEYPIARLYTDARVARIYAGTSEVMKVIIAKSLGL; encoded by the coding sequence GTGCAACGCAATCTGTTCACCGAGGACCACGAGGCTTTCCGCGCGCTCGCCCGCGATTTCATCGAAAAGGAAGTCGTCCCCGCCTATCCCGAGTGGGAGAAGGGCGGGCGCATGCCTCGTGACGTCTTCAAGCAGTTGGGTGAACTCGGCATGCTCGGGATGGCGATCCCCGAGGAGTACGGCGGCGCCGGTATCGACGACTACCGCTACAACGTGGTGCTGCAGGAGGAGGCGGCCCGCGCGCTGGTGACGTTGTCGACGGTGCGGACCCAGCTCGAGGTGATCCTTCCGTATTTCCTGCACTACGCGAACGACGAGCAGCGGCAGCGTTGGTTCCCCGGGCTGGCCGCGGGCACCTTGCTGACCGCGGTCGCGATGACCGAGCCGGGGACCGGATCGGATCTGGCCGGCATGCGTACCAGCGCGGTCCGTGACGGCGACGAATACGTGCTCAACGGCGCCAAGACGTTCATCACCGGTGGCATCCAGGCCGATCTGGTGGTCGTGGTGGCGCGGACCTCCACCGACCCGGAAAACCGCCGCAAGGGGCTGACCCTGCTGGTCGTCGAGGACGGCATGGCGGGTTTCGAGCGGGGCCGTGAGCTGGAGAAGATGGGCTGCAAGGTGCAGGACACCGCGGAGCTGTCGTTCACCGATGTCCGGGTTCCGGTGGCCAACGTGCTGGGGGTCGAGGGGGAGGCGTTCAGCTATCTCGGCCACAACCTGGCCCAGGAGCGGCTCACCGTGGCGGTCGGTTCGGTGGCTCAGGCCCGCTCGGCGATCGCCGCGGCAATCTCCTATACGAAGGACCGGAAGGCGTTCGGCCAGCCGGTGGCTTCCTTCCAGAACACCAAGTTCGAGATGGCGGCGTGCTCGACCGAGGTCGAGGCGGCCCAGGCAATGCTCGACCGGGCGGTGGCCCTGCACGTCGACGGCGAGCTGTCCGGTGCCGATGCGGCCCGGGTGAAATTGTTCTGCACGGAGATGCAGGCCCGGGTGATCGATCGTTGCCTGCAGCTCTTCGGCGGGTACGGCTACATGATGGAGTACCCCATCGCCCGGCTCTACACGGATGCCCGGGTGGCCCGGATCTATGCCGGGACCAGCGAGGTCATGAAGGTGATCATCGCCAAGTCGCTGGGGCTCTGA